The Fulvia fulva chromosome 6, complete sequence genome includes a window with the following:
- a CDS encoding Replication factor C subunit 3: protein MSDYEDNDDMDIDAPSKPSNDITFSSNNTDSKGKRSAANLPVELEDNLPWVEKYRPNSLSDVSGHHDILATINKFVDTNRLPHLLLYGPPGTGKTSTALAMARRIYGNKNMRQMVLELNASDDRGIDVVREQIKTFSSTKQIFAGSFDKSSNQNDTLASYKLIILDEADAMTSTAQMALRRIMEKYTANTRFCIIANYTHKLSPALLSRCTRFRFSPLKDADIRQLVDKVIAEEVVNIAPEATDSLVTLSKGDMRRALNVLQACHASSTPLHVPGQPLKESKDVERDLITQETIYDCIAAPHPGDIATITQTLLTTGNVGSCLSTINTLKKQKGLALADILTAMGDQLTEIDVPAQTRVTWLEGLAEIEYRLSGGGSESVQTGGLVGVIRNGVGIMEKGKA, encoded by the coding sequence ATGTCGGACTACGAGGACAACGATGACATGGACATCGACGCTCCATCGAAGCCATCCAACGACATCACCTTTTCCTCCAACAACACCGACTCGAAAGGCAAGCGCAGCGCAGCAAATCTTCCCGTCGAGCTCGAAGACAATCTGCCATGGGTAGAGAAGTACAGACCGAACAGCCTCTCCGACGTCAGCGGCCACCATGATATTCTTGCAACCATCAACAAATTCGTCGACACCAATCGACTTCCTCATCTCCTGCTTTATGGCCCGCCCGGAACAGGAAAGACTTCCACAGCACTGGCAATGGCGAGGAGAATCTACGGCAACAAGAACATGCGACAGATGGTGCTGGAGCTCAATGCCTCGGATGACAGAGGTATCGATGTAGTGAgagagcagatcaagacaTTCAGCAGCACCAAGCAGATCTTCGCGGGATCATTCGATAAGAGCAGCAACCAGAATGACACCCTCGCGAGTTACAAGCTTATTATCCTGGACGAGGCGGATGCCATGACAAGCACTGCGCAGATGGCGTTGAGACGGATCATGGAAAAGTACACAGCCAACACACGATTCTGCATTATTGCAAACTATACACACAAGCTCAGTCCGGCACTGCTGTCGCGATGCACGCGATTTCGATTCTCGCCGCTGAAAGATGCCGACATTCGACAGCTGGTGGACAAGGTCATCGCGGAAGAGGTCGTGAACATTGCACCAGAAGCCACGGACAGTCTCGTCACACTTTCCAAGGGTGACATGCGTCGTGCTTTGAACGTGCTTCAAGCATGCCACGCATCCTCGACACCTCTGCATGTACCAGGTCAGCCGTTGAAAGAGAGCAAAGACGTCGAAAGAGACCTCATCACGCAAGAGACAATCTACGACTGCATTGCTGCACCACATCCTGGCGACATTGCTACCATCACACAGACACTTCTCACGACAGGAAACGTCGGTTCGTGTCTCAGCACCATCAACACTCTCAAGAAGCAAAAAGGTCTTGCTCTGGCAGATATCCTCACAGCAATGGGCGACCAGCTTACTGAGATCGACGTGCCTGCACAGACAAGAGTCACATGGCTGGAGGGTCTAGCGGAGATTGAGTACCGTCTTAGTGGTGGAGGGAGTGAGAGTGTGCAGACTGGTGGCCTTGTCGGCGTCATCAGGAACGGCGTTGGAATCATGGAGAAGGGCAAGGCTTAG
- a CDS encoding Putative amidase, producing MGSTTEQWKEIAKKAQQKVIDDIPLEWRVPTNRLPGHDVRDVTGFPAKSGLLSEQDLEITDSYATEIVAKLAKGVWKAEDVTRAFCKRAAIAHQLTNCLTVIMFDDAIKRAKELDAEFEKTGKPTGPLHGLPVSLKDNFNIPGYPSSVGFCSWAMDPMEQQSTIVGILKELGAVPYVKTNVPTAMMIAESVNNCYGRTSNPLNRENTSGGSSGGESALIALRGSPLGVGTDIGGSLRIPAACTGIYTIKPSFGRFPHFDARSGLAGQEAVASNHGPMARSIADLRLYTENVINSAPWLRDPKCIEIPWRPVSLPSKPKLAVLWSNDLVQPTPPVTRALRETVDKLKKQGYDIVDWPATDHVEAIDLLAKLFLADGGKSVEEILRSVGEPFRPEMKAYEEATELGVHELWQLQKQRTALAKRYLDRWNEIQPDAILGPVTPYAGAPRAGEFTHVGYTGVFNILDYTSVSFPSGVKVDKEKDGKGEEGFEALNEVDKTTREQYDPELCHGLPVSLQVTGRRLQEEKILALVHRIEEDLKG from the exons ATGGGTTCAACCACAGAGCAATGGAAGGAAATTGCGAAGAAAGCACAGCAGAAAGTCATTGATGATATTCCCTTGGAATGGCGTGTGCCCACCAACAGACTCCCAGGCCATGATGTCCGAGACGTGACTGGCTTTCCTGCCAAGTCTGGGCTCCTCTCAGAGCAGGACCTCGAGATCACGGACTCATACGCCACCGAGATCGTTGCGAAGTTGGCCAAAGGCGTATGGAAGGCAGAAGATGTTACGCGAGCGTTCTGCAAAAGAGCAGCCATAGCACATCAGCTA ACAAACTGCCTAACAGTGATCATGTTCGACGATGCCATCAAGCGAGCGAAGGAACTGGATGCTGAGTTCGAAAAGACTGGCAAGCCTACAGGCCCATTACATGGCCTTCCTGTCTCTCTCAAGGACAACTTCAATATTCCTGGCTACCCAAGTTCCGTTGGGTTCTGTAGCTGGGCCATGGATCCAATGGAGCAGCAGAGCACGATCGTCGGAATACTGAAGGAACTTGGCGCAGTTCCATATGTCAAGACCAATGTCCCAACAGCCATGATGATCGCGGAGAGCGTCAACAACTGCTACGGTCGAACGTCGAATCCGCTGAATCGTGAGAACACATCTGGCGGCTCCTCAGGTGGCGAATCCGCCCTAATCGCCTTGAGaggtagcccgctcggtgtGGGTACGGACATCG GCGGCTCCCTCCGCATCCCAGCAGCATGTACAGGCATCTACACCATCAAACCCTCCTTCGGCCGCTTCCCCCACTTCGACGCACGATCCGGCCTCGCAGGCCAAGAAGCCGTCGCCAGCAACCACGGCCCCATGGCACGCAGCATAGCCGACCTGCGCCTCTACACCGAGAATGTCATCAACTCCGCCCCCTGGCTCAGAGACCCCAAATGCATTGAAATCCCCTGGCGCCCCGTATCACTCCCATCCAAGCCCAAACTAGCAGTCCTCTGGTCCAACGACCTAGTCCAACCAACACCACCCGTAACCCGTGCCCTCCGCGAAACTGTCGACAAGCTCAAGAAGCAGGGCTATGATATTGTTGACTGGCCTGCTACCGACCACGTCGAAGCCATTGACCTCCTAGCGAAACTCTTCCTCGCGGATGGGGGCAAGTCTGTGGAGGAGATCCTCAGATCTGTCGGAGAGCCTTTCCGTCCGGAAATGAAAGCATACGAAGAAGCTACAGAACTCGGCGTGCATGAACTCTGGCAACTCCAGAAACAACGCACCGCTCTCGCGAAGCGCTACCTCGACCGTTGGAATGAAATCCAGCCAGATGCTATCCTAGGCCCCGTCACGCCGTATGCCGGTGCGCCGAGGGCAGGGGAGTTTACGCATGTGGGGTATACGGGGGTGTTCAATATTTTGGATTATACGTCTGTGAGTTTCCCGTCGGGGGTGAAGGTTGACAAGGAGAAAGATGGAAAGGGGGAGGAAGGGTTTGAGGCGTTGAATGAAGTGGATAAAACGACGAGGGAGCAGTATGACCCGGAGCTGTGTCATGGGTTGCCGGTGAGTCTGCAGGTTACGGGGAGGAGGTTGCAGGAAGAGAAGATCTTGGCGTTGGTGCACAGGATTGAGGAGGATTTGAAGGGGTAG
- a CDS encoding Short-chain dehydrogenase/reductase ascJ codes for MTQFHITDSDLLPLQDKIVVVTGGSSGIGLASINVLLANGAHVVSGDMNDPPTQHAHLTFQKTNVTSWDQLKSLFSLAISKHHRIDHVFSNAGISGRADYLASDYDDAGELLEPTSQVYDINLRGMINTSYLALHHFQHQSPPGGSIVCTASGSSFQPFAVWDYTTTKHGVLGFMRGALPNLALHSLPIRINCIGPSWTITGLVPKEIIDAAGIESQPASVVGRNVAYLMADESRNGEFSYSSGGRYYEIEKSCLLPAAAKACGVAEVTVNEQEAFERISKLAVEAGIKEGQAAKGEAGA; via the coding sequence ATGACCCAATTCCACATCACCGACTCCGACCTCCTCCCCCTCCAAGACAAAATCGTCGTCGTAACAGGCGGCTCCAGCGGCATAGGCCTAGCATCCATCAACGTCCTCCTCGCCAACGGCGCCCACGTCGTCTCCGGCGACATGAACGACCCACCCACCCAACACGCACACCTCACCTTCCAAAAAACAAACGTGACCTCCTGGGACCAACTCAAATCCCTCTTCAGCCTCGCCATATCCAAACACCACCGCATCGACCACGTCTTCTCCAACGCCGGGATTTCCGGCAGAGCGGATTACCTCGCATCCGACTACGACGATGCAGGGGAGCTGCTGGAGCCGACAAGTCAAGTCTACGACATTAATTTACGAGGCATGATAAACACCTCCTACCTCGCCCTCCACCACTTCCAGCACCAGTCCCCACCGGGCGGCAGCATAGTCTGCACAGCCTCCGGCTCCTCCTTCCAGCCCTTCGCAGTCTGGGACTACACCACGACCAAGCACGGCGTGCTAGGCTTCATGCGCGGCGCGCTCCCGAACCTGGCCCTGCACTCCCTGCCCATCCGGATCAACTGCATCGGACCCTCTTGGACTATCACGGGTCTGGTGCCGAAGGAGATTATCGATGCGGCAGGCATAGAGTCCCAGCCCGCGAGCGTTGTGGGGAGGAATGTAGCGTATTTGATGGCGGATGAGAGCAGGAATGGGGAGTTTAGTTATTCTAGTGGGGGGAGGTATTATGAGATTGAGAAGAGTTGTCTCTTGCCTGCGGCCGCGAAGGCGTGTGGGGTGGCGGAGGTGACGGTGAATGAGCAGGAGGCTTTTGAGAGGATTTCGAAGTTGGCGGTGGAGGCTGGGATCAAGGAGGGGCAGGCGGCGAAGGGGGAGGCGGGAGCTTGA
- a CDS encoding Metal tolerance protein 3 — protein sequence MCAFTEPSKNGQSTSPIESHLTRIASHRSTTTPDAERRPQSNRESSTSHIPRISALKDFLPLSAEDASLTSPRGSHLPSILQTRSNSNLVNRAQWHRRSNSITVAEMPALGQRTNSQNSDEFNLGHKSQLSDPAGGVAAWGGGDDHSRRLSYQASLLNTPQMRSQRLIGFTNPRYQWEQYWKTDEELNKIKSKSVRKYYERINYLIQHYLYIDRLLDSSLPHDLIQDYHHTQPSPQIKPMAPAPSAVRGSWQDDLPETIDEEDGAEPPRIYHERAGSADSIFADGAFYANGSPDPPPQKVKRTPKDLYMIKKPEKQANGDHANDEQAPLLSTSTSSEDLESGPTVPDLEYEEETSSQSPVVTVAIWINVVANTLLLILKIIVVVLSSSVSVLASLVDAALDFLSTVIVGITTRLIARTDQYAYPIGRRRLEPVGVLVFSVIMITAFIQVLWEATSALTNGKKEIVELGIPAIAIMASTVLIKGGCWFWCRLVKNSSVQALAQDAQTDVVFNVFSIVFPLIGFYARIWWLDPVGGICLSLYVIINWSSTANEHIRNLTGASSSADERNILLYLTMRFAKTIKKIQGLQAYHSGDKLNVEVDIVLDEHTSLRDSHDLGESLQYVLESVPSVDRAFVHMDYADYNIPTHLMQEN from the exons ATGTGCGCATTCACAGAACCTAGCAAGAACGGACAATCGACATCACCCATCGAGAGCCATCTCACGCGCATCGCGTCGCATCGATCCACCACTACCCCGGACGCTGAACGAAGACCTCAATCGAATCGCGAGTCGTCGACATCTCACATTCCTCGCATATCAGCCTTGAAAGACTTTCTACCCTTGTCAGCGGAAGACGCATCCCTAACGTCTCCACGCGGGAGTCACTTGCCGAGCATCTTACAGACGAGATCCAATAGCAACCTTGTGAACCGGGCACAATGGCATCGGAGATCGAACAGTATTACAGTGGCGGAAATGCCAGCCTTGGGACAGCGGACCAACAGCCAGAACTCAGATGAATTCAATTTGGGGCACAAGTCACAGTTGAGTGACCCAGCAGGTGGTGTAGCAGCATGGGGTGGAGGGGACGATCACAG TCGACGACTGAGCTATCAGGCCAGTCTGCTCAACACACCGCAAATGCGCAGTCAACGACTGATCGGCTTCACGAATCCTCGATACCAGTGGGAGCAGTACTGGAAGACGGACGAAGAGTTGAACAAGATCAAGAGCAAGAGCGTGAGGAAGTACTATGAGCGGATCAACTACCTCATACAACATTATCTGTACATCGATCGATTGCTGGACAGCAGTCTGCCACACGATTTGATCCAGGACTACCACCATACGCAACCATCGCCTCAAATCAAGCCAATGGCACCCGCTCCATCAGCAGTTCGCGGATCATGGCAAGACGACCTACCCGAGACGATTGATGAAGAGGATGGAGCCGAGCCACCACGGATCTACCACGAAAGAGCTGGGTCCGCGGATAGCATATTTGCAGATGGCGCTTTCTATGCAAATGGATCACCAGACCCGCCACCACAGAAAGTTAAACGAACGCCGAAGGATCTGTACATGATCAAGAAGCCCGAGAAGCAAGCAAATGGAGATCATGCGAACGATGAACAGGCGCCGCTTCTCAGTACCTCCACTTCCAGCGAAGATCTCGAGTCCGGGCCAACAGTACCCGATCTTGAGTACGAAGAGGAAACATCGTCGCAATCGCCCGTCGTTACTGTCGCCATCTGGATCAACGTTGTGGCGAACACGCTCCTTCTGATACTGAAGATCATCGTTGTGGTCTTGAGTAGCTCTGTATCAGTCCTGGCATCGCTGGTTGATGCCGCACTAGACTTCCTCAGTACTGTGATCGTCGGCATCACTACAAGGCTAATCGCGCGAACGGATCAATATGCATATCCCATCGGTCGACGACGATTAGAGCCCGTCGGTGTCCTAG TCTTTTCCGTCATCATGATAACAGCCTTCATCCAAGTCCTCTGGGAAGCCACCAGCGCCCTAACCAACGGCAAAAAAGAAATCGTCGAACTCGGCATCCCCGCCATCGCCATAATGGCCAGCACCGTCCTGATCAAAGGCGGCTGCTGGTTCTGGTGCCGCCTCGTCAAAAACTCGTCCGTCCAAGCCCTCGCCCAAGACGCCCAAACCGACGTCGTCTTCAACGTCTTCTCCATCGTCTTCCCCTTGATCGGCTTCTACGCGCGAATCTGGTGGCTAGACCCCGTCGGCGGAATTTGTCTATCCCTATACGTCATCATCAACTGGTCGAGCACTGCGAACGAGCATATCAGGAATTTAACGGGCGCGAGCTCGAGTGCGGATGAGAGGAATATTTTGCTGTATTTGACGATGCGGTTTGCGAAGACGATTAAGAAGATTCAAGGGCTGCAGGCGTATCATAGCGGTGACAAGCTGAATGTCGAAGTCGACATCGTGCTAGACGAGCATACAAGCTTGAGGGACTCGCATGATCTGGGGGAGAGCTTGCAGTATGTTTTGGAAAGCGTACCGAGTGTGGATAGGGCGTTTGTGCATATGGATTATGCGGATTACAATATTCCGACGCATTTGATGCAGGAGAATTGA